A single Oryctolagus cuniculus chromosome 16, mOryCun1.1, whole genome shotgun sequence DNA region contains:
- the PLIN3 gene encoding perilipin-3 isoform X2, which produces MSAHGTEADASAQGTAEEPVPQPSVVDRVARLPLVSSTCDMVTGAYASTKESHPRVKTVCDAAEKGVRTLAAAAASGAQPILARLEPQIASASEYAHRGLDRLEGSLPILQQPTEKVLADTKDLVSSKVSGAREMVSNTVASAKDSVATRVTEAVDATRDAVQSGVDRTRSVVASGVHSVMDSRVGQMVLSGVDTVLGKSEAWVDNHLPMTDAELARIATSLEGFDMASVQQQRQEQSYFVRLGSLSERLRQRAYEHSVAKLRGTRQRAQEALGQLAQALSLVETMKLGVDQRLAEGQERLRQLCVGFSERPLPGPEDAATPEVESRALSMFRGVTQQLQCACASLAASIQGLPSQVEEQVQLARRQVEDLQATFAAVHSFQDLSGSVLTQSRERVAKAREALDHMIEYVAHNSPVTWLVGPFAPGIVEKAPEEKA; this is translated from the exons CCCAGCGTGGTGGACCGCGTGGCCAGACTGCCCCTCGTCAGCTCCACCTGCGACATGGTGACCGGCGCCTACGCCTCCACCAAGGAGAGCCATCCGCGCGTGAAGACGGTGTGCGACGCGGCCGAGAAGGGCGTGAGGACCCTCGCGGCGGCCGCCGCCAGCGGGGCCCAGCCCAtcctggccaggctggagccgcaGA TTGCGTCGGCCAGCGAGTACGCCCACCGGGGACTGGACAGGCTGGAGGGGAGTTTGCCGATCCTGCAGCAGCCCACGGAGAAG GTGCTGGCGGACACCAAGGATCTTGTGTCATCCAAGGTGTCGGGGGCCCGGGAGATGGTATCCAACACCGTGGCCAGCGCCAAGGACTCCGTGGCCACGCGGGTGACAGAGGCGGTGGACGCCACCCGTGACGCCGTGCAGAGCGGCGTGGACAGGACCAGGTCCGTGGTGGCCAGCGGCGTGCACTCCGTCATGGACTCCCGCGTGGGCCAGATGGTGTTGAGCGGGGTGGACACGGTGCTGGGCAAGTCGGAGGCATGGGTGGACAACCACCTGCCCATGACGGATGCCGAACTGG CCCGCATCGCCACGTCCCTGGAGGGCTTCGACATGGCCTCGGtgcagcagcagcggcaggagCAGAGCTACTTCGTGCGCCTGGGCTCGCTCTCCGAGAGGCTGCGGCAGCGCGCGTACGAGCACTCGGTGGCCAAGCTGCGGGGCACCAGGCAGAGGGCGCAGGAGGCGCTGGGGCAGCTGGCGCAGGCGCTCAGCCTG GTGGAGACCATGAAGCTCGGAGTGGACCAGAGGCTCGCAGAGGGCCAGGAGCGGCTTCGGCAGCTGTGCGTGGGATTCAGTGAGAGGCCGCTGCCGGGCCCGGAGGACGCGGCCACGCCGGAG gTGGAGTCGCGGGCGTTGAGCATGTTCCGGGGTGTCACCCAGCAGCTGCAGTGCGCCTGTGCCTCCCTGGCGGCCAGCATCCAGGGGCTGCCCAGCCAggtggaggagcaggtgcagctggcCCGCCGCCAGGTGGAGGACCTGCAGGCCACCTTCGCCGCCGTCCACTCCTTCCAGGACCTGTCCGGCAGCGTCCTGACCCAGAGCCGCGAGCGTGTGGCCAAGGCCCGCGAGGCCCTGGACCACATGATCGAGTACGTGGCCCACAACAGCCCCGTCACGTGGCTCGTGGGACCTTTCGCCCCGGGAATCGTGGAGAAAGCCCCAGAAGAGAAGGCGTAG
- the PLIN3 gene encoding perilipin-3 isoform X1, with the protein MSAHGTEADASAQGTAEEPVPQPSVVDRVARLPLVSSTCDMVTGAYASTKESHPRVKTVCDAAEKGVRTLAAAAASGAQPILARLEPQIASASEYAHRGLDRLEGSLPILQQPTEKVLADTKDLVSSKVSGAREMVSNTVASAKDSVATRVTEAVDATRDAVQSGVDRTRSVVASGVHSVMDSRVGQMVLSGVDTVLGKSEAWVDNHLPMTDAELARIATSLEGFDMASVQQQRQEQSYFVRLGSLSERLRQRAYEHSVAKLRGTRQRAQEALGQLAQALSLVETMKLGVDQRLAEGQERLRQLCVGFSERPLPGPEDAATPEQVESRALSMFRGVTQQLQCACASLAASIQGLPSQVEEQVQLARRQVEDLQATFAAVHSFQDLSGSVLTQSRERVAKAREALDHMIEYVAHNSPVTWLVGPFAPGIVEKAPEEKA; encoded by the exons CCCAGCGTGGTGGACCGCGTGGCCAGACTGCCCCTCGTCAGCTCCACCTGCGACATGGTGACCGGCGCCTACGCCTCCACCAAGGAGAGCCATCCGCGCGTGAAGACGGTGTGCGACGCGGCCGAGAAGGGCGTGAGGACCCTCGCGGCGGCCGCCGCCAGCGGGGCCCAGCCCAtcctggccaggctggagccgcaGA TTGCGTCGGCCAGCGAGTACGCCCACCGGGGACTGGACAGGCTGGAGGGGAGTTTGCCGATCCTGCAGCAGCCCACGGAGAAG GTGCTGGCGGACACCAAGGATCTTGTGTCATCCAAGGTGTCGGGGGCCCGGGAGATGGTATCCAACACCGTGGCCAGCGCCAAGGACTCCGTGGCCACGCGGGTGACAGAGGCGGTGGACGCCACCCGTGACGCCGTGCAGAGCGGCGTGGACAGGACCAGGTCCGTGGTGGCCAGCGGCGTGCACTCCGTCATGGACTCCCGCGTGGGCCAGATGGTGTTGAGCGGGGTGGACACGGTGCTGGGCAAGTCGGAGGCATGGGTGGACAACCACCTGCCCATGACGGATGCCGAACTGG CCCGCATCGCCACGTCCCTGGAGGGCTTCGACATGGCCTCGGtgcagcagcagcggcaggagCAGAGCTACTTCGTGCGCCTGGGCTCGCTCTCCGAGAGGCTGCGGCAGCGCGCGTACGAGCACTCGGTGGCCAAGCTGCGGGGCACCAGGCAGAGGGCGCAGGAGGCGCTGGGGCAGCTGGCGCAGGCGCTCAGCCTG GTGGAGACCATGAAGCTCGGAGTGGACCAGAGGCTCGCAGAGGGCCAGGAGCGGCTTCGGCAGCTGTGCGTGGGATTCAGTGAGAGGCCGCTGCCGGGCCCGGAGGACGCGGCCACGCCGGAG caggTGGAGTCGCGGGCGTTGAGCATGTTCCGGGGTGTCACCCAGCAGCTGCAGTGCGCCTGTGCCTCCCTGGCGGCCAGCATCCAGGGGCTGCCCAGCCAggtggaggagcaggtgcagctggcCCGCCGCCAGGTGGAGGACCTGCAGGCCACCTTCGCCGCCGTCCACTCCTTCCAGGACCTGTCCGGCAGCGTCCTGACCCAGAGCCGCGAGCGTGTGGCCAAGGCCCGCGAGGCCCTGGACCACATGATCGAGTACGTGGCCCACAACAGCCCCGTCACGTGGCTCGTGGGACCTTTCGCCCCGGGAATCGTGGAGAAAGCCCCAGAAGAGAAGGCGTAG